The following are encoded in a window of Bactrocera neohumeralis isolate Rockhampton unplaced genomic scaffold, APGP_CSIRO_Bneo_wtdbg2-racon-allhic-juicebox.fasta_v2 ctg747, whole genome shotgun sequence genomic DNA:
- the LOC126767520 gene encoding uncharacterized protein LOC126767520, whose amino-acid sequence MAQELNSVGLPIKDISSWKKVWLDWKAYIKRKLVENKKEQSASGGGRNRQHHFSELEKAVITLTALESSTSGIKNTVSMGLPMSADVGNETEAGISMTSVTCSPALPRRTARSPDTCTADLIKEQLTIRKEFQEKVIDKLDDLSLGMRQLGRALEMQNDFKKGEACILLYFPSGLSEGGVRNGVINQGSRA is encoded by the exons ATGGCCCAAGAACTCAACAGTGTTGGTCTGCCTATCAAGGATATTTCCAGCTGGAAGAAG gtatggCTTGACTGGAAGGCctacataaaaagaaaattggtggaaaataaaaaggagCAGTCTGCTTCTGGTGGCGGCAGAAATAGGCAGCACCATTTCAGCGAATTGGAGAAAGCGGTAATAACACTAACCGCATTAGAGTCGAGTACAAGTGGTATTAAAAATACAGTGAGCATGGGCTTACCAATGTCAGCCGACGTTGGCAATGAGACAGAGGCCGGCATATCAATGACATCAGTGACCTGCAGTCCAGCACTGCCTAGACGGACTGCTAGGTCACCGGATACATGTACAGCCGATTTAATAAAAGAACAACTTACAATTCGAAAAGAATTTCAGGAAAAGGTTATCGATAAGTTGGACGATCTTTCATTAGGTATGCGACAACTAGGCAGAGCATTGGAAATGCAAAACGATTTTAAAAAAGGGGAAgcatgtattttattatatttccctTCTGGGCTTTCTGAGGGAGGGGTACGGAATGGTGTCATTAACCAAGGTTCTAGGGCATAA